Proteins co-encoded in one Bremerella sp. TYQ1 genomic window:
- a CDS encoding RHS repeat domain-containing protein — MVFNATTITLFNYQYDAAGQRTSVVDEDGNRTTWTYDGASQLLTEHRAQSFAGSTAFQTKFVLNDGAFELADNKCPTRVRYVLDPLTK, encoded by the coding sequence TTGGTCTTCAATGCGACCACGATCACGCTGTTTAACTACCAGTATGACGCGGCCGGACAACGCACGTCGGTGGTCGATGAAGATGGCAACCGCACGACCTGGACCTACGATGGTGCCAGCCAGCTTCTCACCGAGCACCGGGCCCAAAGCTTTGCCGGGTCTACTGCCTTCCAGACGAAGTTCGTGTTGAACGATGGGGCATTTGAGCTGGCAGACAACAAGTGCCCAACCCGTGTCCGGTATGTCCTGGACCCGCTCACCAAGTAG
- a CDS encoding SMI1/KNR4 family protein, protein MSLSQLIGLISPPNTPEFQGDVQDENAVAASLGTPLPDDYLAFGHAFGSGRFCNEFIRVFNPFSPEYIDLVNGRLSALRSSAERGELDRYPVFPTTDGLLPWGDDENGNILGWLTRGSPDQWVVAIREQGNGVEVWEMSFSEFLCKAFQNQIDVAIWDEPFQPEELNFEPS, encoded by the coding sequence ATGTCGTTGAGCCAACTTATCGGGCTGATTTCTCCGCCTAACACTCCGGAATTTCAGGGCGATGTACAAGATGAGAATGCGGTCGCGGCATCGCTCGGTACGCCATTGCCAGATGACTACTTAGCCTTCGGTCATGCGTTTGGATCGGGTAGGTTCTGCAATGAGTTCATACGCGTCTTCAATCCGTTTTCTCCTGAATACATCGATTTGGTGAATGGTCGTTTGTCGGCCCTACGGTCCTCTGCAGAGCGAGGCGAGTTAGACAGATATCCAGTATTTCCAACGACTGATGGCTTGCTACCCTGGGGCGATGACGAGAATGGAAATATTCTTGGTTGGCTGACGCGCGGTAGTCCCGATCAGTGGGTGGTAGCAATCCGAGAACAAGGCAATGGAGTTGAGGTTTGGGAGATGTCGTTTTCAGAATTTCTCTGCAAAGCGTTTCAGAATCAAATCGATGTTGCGATCTGGGATGAACCATTTCAGCCAGAGGAACTCAACTTTGAACCAAGTTAG
- a CDS encoding DUF6882 domain-containing protein — translation MVANKSLYSHVQNCAPFAFDRQLLFAELVADLPWAYDLHTGILSFGDRFAWQAEVLGTESEESGTWLWAWANEGSDIPKQQQGASLIRIFPNRLLDGLKRCPQHIAGGETPSVGFPIVLLRSPN, via the coding sequence ATGGTGGCTAATAAGTCCCTGTATTCTCATGTGCAGAATTGTGCGCCCTTCGCCTTCGACCGGCAATTGCTCTTCGCTGAGTTAGTCGCTGACCTCCCCTGGGCCTACGATCTGCACACCGGTATCCTCTCCTTTGGCGATCGCTTCGCCTGGCAAGCCGAAGTCCTCGGCACCGAATCCGAAGAGAGCGGCACTTGGCTCTGGGCATGGGCGAACGAAGGGAGCGACATCCCAAAGCAACAACAAGGCGCTTCGCTCATCCGCATATTCCCAAACCGCCTGCTTGATGGCCTGAAGCGTTGTCCTCAGCATATTGCAGGAGGGGAAACGCCGAGTGTTGGGTTTCCAATTGTATTGCTCCGCAGCCCCAACTGA
- a CDS encoding AAA family ATPase → MRLAEEIQELVRAGFSGLWIRSCEQDDAIAELAQLCRDEDWRMNTWDIDVGLRGAPMAQEESPAGSVTDPLGAVRYLESLPSNGQPSLLVLSNLHRFLGSAEVVQAIFHQVSQGKGHQRFLVILAPVVQLPVELERVFTVIEHELPSRVQLTEIATDIATEGDEFPTGVERERILDAACGLSRYEAENAFALSLVRHGRLEPSAIWQLKSQTLIKSGLLSLHLGGESFAELGGLDSLKQFCCQALRSRESRSVQAKGVLLLGVPGTGKSAFAKALGREIGRPTLTLDVGALMGGIVGQTEERTRRALKIIDAMQPAVLFIDELEKALGGTSGSSQTDSGVGSRMLGTLLTWLADHQSDVFVIATSNDVSKLPPELTRAERFDAIFFLDLPGKSQKQAIWQMYLDRFGLNPSQELPDDGSWTGAEIRACCRLSALLNVPLVQAAQNVVPVAVTSAESVERLRNWASGRCLSAESGGVFTTATQATRKSRRRLTQNPESN, encoded by the coding sequence ATGCGCTTAGCAGAAGAAATTCAGGAACTGGTGCGGGCTGGCTTCAGCGGACTCTGGATTCGCAGCTGCGAACAGGATGATGCGATCGCCGAACTGGCTCAGCTTTGCCGGGACGAAGACTGGCGGATGAATACCTGGGATATCGACGTCGGTCTCAGAGGTGCCCCGATGGCCCAAGAGGAATCGCCAGCGGGATCGGTCACCGATCCCTTAGGGGCCGTGCGATATCTCGAATCGCTTCCCAGCAACGGACAGCCCTCGCTCCTGGTGCTGTCCAATCTCCATCGCTTCCTCGGTTCGGCGGAAGTGGTGCAGGCGATCTTTCACCAGGTTTCGCAGGGGAAAGGTCATCAGCGTTTTCTGGTGATTTTGGCACCCGTGGTTCAGCTACCAGTTGAACTCGAACGCGTGTTCACCGTGATAGAGCATGAGCTGCCCTCTCGGGTACAGCTCACGGAGATTGCAACGGACATCGCGACCGAAGGGGATGAGTTCCCCACAGGTGTTGAACGAGAACGGATTCTCGATGCGGCCTGTGGCTTGAGCCGCTATGAAGCGGAGAACGCGTTTGCGTTGTCCCTGGTGAGACATGGCCGACTGGAGCCGTCGGCCATATGGCAGCTCAAGTCGCAGACGCTCATCAAGAGCGGCCTGCTATCGCTCCATCTTGGCGGCGAGTCCTTTGCCGAACTGGGAGGGTTGGATTCGCTCAAGCAGTTTTGCTGTCAGGCACTGCGATCGCGAGAATCCCGCTCGGTCCAAGCGAAGGGCGTTTTACTGCTGGGTGTGCCTGGTACTGGCAAGTCGGCCTTCGCCAAAGCGCTTGGCCGCGAGATTGGCAGGCCGACTCTAACGCTCGATGTCGGGGCACTCATGGGCGGCATCGTCGGTCAAACCGAGGAGCGAACTCGCAGGGCGTTGAAAATCATCGATGCGATGCAGCCTGCGGTACTCTTCATCGACGAACTGGAAAAGGCCCTCGGCGGCACATCCGGTTCGAGTCAGACCGATAGCGGTGTCGGCTCAAGAATGCTCGGGACGCTACTAACCTGGCTGGCCGATCACCAGTCGGATGTCTTTGTGATCGCCACCAGCAACGATGTCTCCAAGCTGCCGCCGGAACTCACCCGAGCAGAACGCTTTGATGCAATTTTCTTTCTCGACTTACCTGGGAAGTCACAGAAGCAAGCCATCTGGCAGATGTACCTGGACCGCTTTGGTTTGAATCCCTCGCAGGAACTGCCCGACGACGGATCGTGGACGGGCGCCGAGATCCGTGCTTGTTGCCGGTTATCTGCTCTCTTGAATGTTCCCCTGGTGCAGGCGGCGCAGAACGTGGTTCCGGTCGCCGTCACATCCGCCGAATCGGTTGAGCGGCTCCGGAACTGGGCGAGCGGTCGCTGTCTGTCTGCCGAGTCCGGGGGCGTGTTCACCACAGCGACTCAGGCGACGCGAAAGTCGCGGCGACGACTAACGCAGAATCCTGAATCCAATTAG
- a CDS encoding ATP-dependent endonuclease, which translates to MDPIPETPTHGMIDLARVLVIVEGTNDIEFLRRISLTLHAHDPDLPNLAEMEQQGQVVFIPFGGSNLPSWIYRFASLGKPEFFLLDHEVPPETEQRQELAEVINQRPNCRAVLTRKRSLENYLHPAAIREVAPIELTFGDFDPVAILVAKQLYENGLHDRPWELLSRRSQNRLSSRAKRWLNTQCAGHMTVDHLRDRDPEGEIASWLTTIGRLAHSA; encoded by the coding sequence ATGGATCCCATACCTGAAACTCCTACTCACGGAATGATCGACCTGGCACGCGTTCTGGTGATTGTCGAGGGAACCAACGACATTGAGTTCCTTCGCCGGATTTCGTTGACGCTGCATGCGCACGATCCGGACCTGCCGAATCTGGCAGAAATGGAACAGCAAGGGCAAGTGGTATTTATTCCCTTCGGGGGCAGCAACTTGCCCAGCTGGATCTATCGATTCGCTTCGCTGGGCAAGCCGGAGTTCTTCTTGCTCGACCATGAAGTGCCGCCGGAAACGGAACAGCGTCAGGAATTGGCCGAGGTGATCAACCAGCGGCCAAACTGTCGAGCGGTGCTTACGCGGAAGCGTAGCCTGGAAAACTATCTTCATCCAGCAGCGATCCGAGAGGTTGCTCCGATCGAGCTTACGTTCGGCGATTTTGACCCGGTGGCCATCCTCGTCGCCAAGCAACTCTATGAGAACGGCCTCCACGACAGGCCTTGGGAACTCTTGTCGCGTCGCTCTCAGAATCGCCTGTCCAGCCGCGCCAAACGTTGGCTCAACACGCAGTGCGCAGGCCACATGACGGTAGACCACCTTCGGGACCGAGATCCTGAAGGCGAAATCGCCAGTTGGCTGACCACGATCGGGCGTCTAGCCCACTCTGCCTAA
- a CDS encoding DUF2997 domain-containing protein — translation MKIIEITVSPTGRTRLETRGFQSSECREASRFLEAALGQQTSETLTAEFHASEITQQNQIEQKE, via the coding sequence TTGAAAATCATTGAGATCACCGTCAGCCCCACAGGCAGGACACGCCTCGAAACGCGGGGCTTTCAGAGCTCAGAGTGTCGCGAGGCAAGTCGCTTCCTGGAAGCTGCCTTGGGACAACAAACGTCCGAGACGCTTACAGCCGAGTTCCACGCCTCGGAAATCACGCAACAAAATCAAATCGAACAGAAGGAATAA
- a CDS encoding DUF1257 domain-containing protein codes for MSHVVTIETEVRDVTAIRQATRRLQLPEPTYGEVRLFNDRKRGWAIQLRDWRYPVVADVTTGRLDYDNYNGHWGSQKELDQFLQRYAVERATIEARKQGHTAVEQSLPDGSIKLVIQVGG; via the coding sequence ATGTCACACGTCGTCACCATTGAAACAGAAGTGCGTGATGTTACGGCGATCCGCCAGGCAACACGGCGACTTCAACTTCCCGAGCCTACGTACGGTGAGGTTCGCTTGTTCAACGATCGCAAGCGGGGCTGGGCGATCCAACTTCGAGATTGGCGTTACCCGGTCGTCGCCGACGTGACGACCGGTCGGCTCGATTACGACAACTACAACGGCCATTGGGGCAGCCAGAAAGAACTCGATCAGTTTCTGCAGCGGTATGCCGTCGAACGGGCGACGATCGAGGCCCGCAAGCAAGGTCACACCGCCGTTGAACAGTCGCTTCCGGACGGAAGCATTAAGCTCGTCATTCAAGTTGGAGGGTAG